One Dysosmobacter welbionis DNA segment encodes these proteins:
- a CDS encoding tyrosine-type recombinase/integrase, translating into MQRYQHIQLKNKGLSVRVVHGIHTLLNNCLEQAVAERLILVNPARGRKLPKMEKREMKVLPEEKIRPYLMEADKRGLLAPFYLELTTGLRRGELLALLWTDLDVEKRTISITKQVTRTKGELVVSQPKTHNSIRVLPVSQQAVELLVEEHKKHPGNPYMFPSPKTGGMFDPDSFRHTHEKILKAIGTEHIRFHDLRHTFATLSLKNGVDVKTLSSTLGHYSAGFTLSTYTHATPDMMREAADTMGDVIGKAI; encoded by the coding sequence GTGCAGCGGTACCAGCACATCCAGCTGAAGAACAAGGGACTGAGCGTCCGGGTGGTCCATGGCATCCATACCTTGCTGAACAACTGCTTGGAGCAAGCTGTGGCGGAGCGGCTGATCCTGGTGAACCCCGCGAGAGGCCGCAAGCTGCCAAAGATGGAGAAGCGGGAGATGAAGGTACTGCCGGAAGAGAAGATCCGCCCCTATCTGATGGAAGCGGACAAGCGGGGACTGCTGGCACCCTTCTACCTGGAGCTGACCACAGGACTGCGGCGGGGAGAACTGCTGGCCCTCCTCTGGACGGACCTGGACGTGGAGAAGCGAACCATCTCCATCACGAAGCAGGTGACTCGCACCAAGGGAGAATTGGTGGTGAGCCAGCCCAAGACCCACAATTCCATCCGTGTCCTGCCGGTCTCGCAGCAGGCGGTGGAGCTGCTGGTGGAGGAGCACAAGAAGCACCCGGGAAATCCCTACATGTTCCCGTCGCCCAAGACGGGAGGAATGTTCGATCCGGATTCCTTCCGGCATACCCACGAGAAGATCCTGAAAGCCATCGGCACCGAGCATATTCGGTTTCACGATCTCCGGCACACCTTCGCAACGCTGTCTCTCAAGAATGGGGTGGATGTGAAGACCCTGTCCAGCACCCTGGGGCATTACAGCGCGGGCTTCACCCTCAGCACCTACACCCACGCCACGCCGGATATGATGCGAGAAGCAGCGGATACCATGGGCGATGTGATAGGGAAGGCAATATGA
- a CDS encoding DUF6809 family protein: MMRDYMKALCCRFETTSRRAEYLDRKVERTYRQLTRLLDEPERKLLLKMADLEDALREEACLNSFISGYRLAQGIQQELLADPVAVQL; encoded by the coding sequence ATGATGCGTGACTATATGAAGGCCCTCTGCTGCAGGTTCGAGACGACATCCCGGAGGGCGGAGTATCTGGACAGGAAAGTCGAACGGACCTACAGGCAGCTCACCCGTCTGCTGGATGAGCCGGAGCGGAAACTGCTCCTGAAGATGGCGGATCTGGAAGACGCTCTGCGGGAGGAAGCGTGTCTCAACAGCTTCATCTCCGGTTACCGTCTGGCCCAGGGTATCCAACAGGAGCTGCTGGCAGACCCAGTCGCCGTACAACTTTGA
- a CDS encoding HipA domain-containing protein, translating into MNMPIICVRSFCGVNEVPDFTNCKRVPGRAYNGANGKKIAIEHQGEQYMLKFPPSGQGKRTELSYTNSCISEHIASTIFNMVGIPAQETILGTYDVGGKTKIVCACKDFTADGSKLFDFCSIKNTVIDSEYGGTGTELEDILDTIEKQQYVNPVEVLQHFWNVFVVDALLGNFDRHNGNWGFLYHDDTQTATLAPIYDCGSCLLPQADAQVMRAVLSNQDELNARIYRFPTSAIKQNDRKINYYDFLMATGNKDCNAAVMRMMPRFHLDKMLAFIREVPFLDELQRQFYQTYLSARMERIMVPVHRRIMEQQQHLSPRLHM; encoded by the coding sequence ATGAACATGCCAATTATCTGCGTCAGAAGTTTCTGTGGGGTGAATGAAGTGCCTGATTTTACAAACTGCAAGCGTGTGCCCGGACGTGCTTATAACGGTGCCAACGGAAAGAAGATCGCAATCGAACATCAGGGCGAGCAATATATGCTGAAATTTCCTCCTTCCGGTCAGGGAAAGAGAACGGAGCTGTCCTACACGAATAGCTGTATCAGCGAACACATCGCCAGCACCATCTTCAACATGGTTGGGATCCCCGCGCAGGAAACCATCCTGGGAACGTATGATGTGGGGGGAAAGACGAAGATCGTCTGCGCCTGCAAAGATTTTACCGCAGACGGAAGTAAGCTGTTTGACTTCTGCTCCATCAAGAATACCGTCATCGATTCTGAATATGGCGGCACCGGAACGGAGCTGGAGGACATTCTGGATACCATTGAAAAACAGCAGTACGTGAATCCTGTGGAAGTGCTACAACACTTTTGGAATGTCTTTGTGGTGGATGCGCTTCTGGGGAATTTTGACCGACACAACGGAAACTGGGGATTCCTGTATCACGATGACACCCAGACCGCAACGCTGGCCCCAATCTATGATTGCGGCAGCTGTCTGCTGCCGCAGGCAGATGCCCAGGTGATGCGGGCGGTCTTGTCAAATCAGGATGAGCTGAATGCCCGGATTTACCGCTTCCCGACTTCTGCCATCAAACAGAATGACCGGAAAATCAACTACTATGATTTCTTGATGGCAACTGGAAACAAGGACTGCAATGCGGCGGTCATGCGCATGATGCCGCGATTCCATCTGGATAAGATGCTGGCTTTCATCAGAGAAGTTCCTTTTCTGGATGAACTGCAGCGGCAGTTTTACCAGACTTATCTGTCTGCCCGAATGGAAAGAATCATGGTCCCTGTGCATCGGCGGATTATGGAGCAACAGCAGCATCTATCACCGAGACTTCATATGTGA